The following proteins are encoded in a genomic region of bacterium:
- the hutU gene encoding urocanate hydratase, with amino-acid sequence GTHETFAALAAKHFDGSLKGKWILTGGLGGMGGAQPLAVTLNGGAALIVEVDPARIRRRVEIGYCDRETTSLDEALKWIGDATKKGESLSVGLLGNCADVLPDLLKRKVLPDVVTDQTSAHDELNGYVPCGISLEDALQLRKTDPKEYIRRSVHSMVVHTQAMVEFQKRGAIVFDYGNNLRGQALKAGYADAFAYPGFVPAYIRPLFCLGKGPFRWAALSGDPKDIHTIDAEVLRLFPNDKSLERWIKDACPRIPFQGLPSRICWLGQGDRAKLGLAMNELVRSGRVSAPVVIGRDHLDCGSVASPYRETEAMKDGSDAIADWPVLNALVNTASGASWVSYHHGGGVGIGASLHAGQVIVADGTDAAAARLERVLTNDPATGLFRHHDAGYEAATQTALRSHVKIPGLNY; translated from the coding sequence GGAACCCACGAGACATTCGCGGCTCTGGCGGCAAAGCACTTCGACGGATCGCTGAAGGGCAAGTGGATTCTGACCGGCGGACTGGGAGGAATGGGCGGCGCGCAGCCGTTGGCCGTGACGCTGAACGGCGGCGCGGCGCTGATCGTGGAGGTGGATCCGGCTCGCATTCGCCGGCGCGTGGAAATCGGCTACTGCGACCGCGAAACGACGAGCCTTGATGAAGCTCTGAAGTGGATTGGCGACGCCACGAAAAAAGGCGAATCGCTCTCCGTGGGACTACTCGGAAACTGCGCCGACGTTCTTCCCGATCTTCTGAAGCGCAAGGTTCTGCCGGACGTCGTTACCGATCAGACCTCGGCTCATGATGAATTAAATGGATATGTTCCGTGTGGAATCTCGCTTGAGGATGCGCTTCAGCTTCGCAAGACCGATCCGAAGGAGTACATTCGCCGCAGCGTGCATTCGATGGTGGTGCATACGCAGGCGATGGTCGAGTTTCAGAAGCGGGGCGCAATTGTCTTCGATTATGGCAATAACCTGCGCGGTCAAGCGCTGAAGGCGGGCTATGCCGACGCATTCGCCTATCCCGGATTCGTTCCCGCCTATATCCGTCCGCTGTTCTGTTTGGGGAAGGGACCGTTCCGCTGGGCGGCTCTGTCAGGCGATCCGAAAGATATTCACACGATTGACGCGGAAGTCCTCCGCCTGTTTCCGAACGACAAATCACTGGAGCGCTGGATTAAGGACGCCTGCCCGCGCATTCCGTTCCAAGGGCTACCGTCACGCATCTGCTGGCTGGGTCAAGGAGATCGCGCCAAGCTCGGGTTGGCCATGAATGAGTTGGTTCGCTCGGGGAGAGTCTCCGCGCCGGTGGTGATTGGCCGCGATCACTTGGACTGCGGCTCGGTCGCTTCTCCCTATCGCGAAACGGAAGCGATGAAGGACGGTTCCGACGCCATCGCCGATTGGCCGGTGTTGAACGCGCTCGTGAATACCGCATCCGGAGCCTCGTGGGTGAGCTACCATCATGGCGGAGGAGTAGGGATTGGCGCGTCGCTCCACGCGGGACAGGTGATCGTGGCCGACGGAACCGATGCCGCCGCCGCCAGACTCGAACGCGTGCTGACCAACGATCCGGCGACGGGTCTCTTCCGTCACCATGACGCGGGCTACGAAGCGGCAACTCAGACCGCGCTGCGCAGCCACGTCAAGATTCCCGGACTGAACTACTGA
- a CDS encoding enoyl-CoA hydratase/isomerase family protein: protein MENLLVERDGTVAIVTVNRPKAMNALNVATVCELHEVFRGLAADRETRVIVLTGAGEKSFVAGADIQEIRDLDLVSGKGFAARGLALYSLIEKMRIPVIAAVNGYALGGGCELAMSCHIRLASENAKFGQPEINLGIIPGYGGTQRLPRLVGRGRSLDLMLTGRMIPADEALGWGLVSAVYPAGELMSAARKLAFELSAKPALAAAAILEAVDTGLQLGLDHGLRAEENLFAFSCGTEDMKEGTTAFLEKRKPEFKGR, encoded by the coding sequence ATGGAGAACCTTCTGGTTGAACGTGATGGGACGGTCGCGATTGTGACCGTCAACCGGCCGAAAGCAATGAATGCGCTGAACGTTGCGACCGTTTGCGAATTGCACGAAGTCTTTCGCGGGCTGGCCGCCGACAGGGAAACGCGCGTGATTGTGCTCACCGGAGCGGGGGAGAAGAGTTTCGTAGCGGGCGCCGACATTCAAGAAATCCGTGATCTCGATCTGGTATCCGGAAAGGGCTTCGCGGCGCGCGGATTGGCGCTCTATTCCTTGATCGAGAAAATGCGAATTCCGGTCATTGCGGCGGTAAACGGCTATGCGCTGGGCGGCGGCTGCGAACTGGCCATGTCCTGCCACATCCGTCTCGCGTCCGAGAATGCGAAGTTCGGTCAGCCGGAGATTAATCTGGGGATCATTCCCGGCTACGGCGGAACGCAGCGATTGCCGCGACTGGTGGGGCGCGGGCGCTCTCTCGATCTCATGCTCACGGGCCGGATGATTCCCGCCGATGAAGCGCTGGGATGGGGACTGGTGAGCGCGGTCTATCCGGCGGGTGAACTCATGTCAGCCGCCCGCAAGTTGGCTTTCGAGCTCTCCGCCAAACCGGCTCTCGCCGCCGCCGCCATTCTGGAAGCCGTGGACACGGGTTTGCAGCTCGGTCTTGACCACGGACTGCGCGCGGAAGAGAATCTGTTCGCCTTCAGTTGCGGCACGGAGGACATGAAGGAGGGAACGACCGCTTTTCTCGAAAAGCGAAAGCCGGAATTCAAGGGACGCTGA
- the hutI gene encoding imidazolonepropionase — MDDLLVHNIGRLATPLQKDRDDARRPVCEISNAAILIRDGRIVDVGAESEVIRKASDATPRLDAKGALALPGLADCHTHPVFVGNRAAEFHLRNAGRSYLEIAAAGGGIAASAKKVREASKERIIEESLPRFRRSLMGGVTTIEGKSGYGLDWEGERKLLEALREIESLTPQRLHRTFLIHALPASFADRREEYARLVEEQMIPTVAEEKLATAVDVFCESGAFTVDESRQFLHAAGRCGLNTMVHANQFGHSGGALLAAEVKATSANHLEYLNGEEMNALAGSRTIAVTLPACVFFLGTIPYPPVRKMIECGLRIAIATDMNPGSAMTESLPFCMTAAAIYCRMTPSELLWAVTLDAARALRAESEVGSLEVGKEGDVSLWNMPDLESLSYHFGDVRAAAVVIGGKVAWRDSDATIRY, encoded by the coding sequence GTGGACGATCTTCTCGTTCACAATATCGGCCGACTCGCCACGCCGCTTCAGAAAGATCGTGACGATGCGCGTCGTCCGGTTTGCGAGATTTCGAACGCAGCGATTCTCATTCGCGATGGTCGTATCGTAGACGTAGGTGCGGAGTCGGAAGTCATACGGAAGGCATCGGATGCGACTCCCCGGCTGGACGCCAAAGGTGCGCTGGCGCTTCCCGGACTGGCGGATTGCCACACGCACCCGGTGTTTGTTGGGAATCGCGCGGCCGAATTCCATCTGCGAAATGCGGGGAGATCGTATCTGGAAATCGCCGCAGCGGGAGGCGGGATTGCCGCGTCAGCGAAGAAAGTTCGCGAGGCGAGCAAGGAACGGATTATCGAGGAATCGCTTCCCCGTTTCCGTCGTTCGCTGATGGGCGGCGTCACGACCATCGAAGGAAAGTCCGGGTATGGATTGGATTGGGAAGGGGAGCGGAAACTTCTTGAGGCGCTACGGGAGATCGAGTCACTCACTCCCCAACGGTTGCATCGCACGTTCCTGATCCATGCCTTGCCCGCGAGTTTCGCGGATCGTCGAGAGGAATATGCGCGACTTGTGGAGGAACAAATGATCCCCACAGTAGCCGAGGAGAAACTGGCTACGGCGGTGGACGTTTTCTGCGAATCGGGGGCGTTTACCGTTGATGAGTCGCGGCAGTTTCTTCACGCTGCCGGTCGGTGCGGTCTGAACACGATGGTTCACGCCAATCAGTTCGGCCATTCCGGCGGAGCGCTGCTGGCGGCCGAGGTGAAGGCGACGAGCGCGAATCATCTCGAATATCTGAATGGCGAGGAGATGAATGCGCTGGCGGGATCCCGTACGATTGCCGTAACGCTTCCCGCGTGCGTATTCTTCCTCGGCACCATTCCCTACCCACCGGTTCGCAAGATGATCGAATGCGGTCTGCGAATTGCGATCGCGACCGACATGAATCCGGGTTCGGCGATGACCGAGTCGCTGCCGTTCTGCATGACGGCGGCGGCAATCTACTGCAGGATGACGCCCTCGGAGCTGCTGTGGGCGGTGACGTTGGATGCAGCCCGCGCGCTGCGAGCGGAGAGCGAAGTCGGATCATTGGAGGTGGGCAAAGAGGGGGACGTTTCGCTCTGGAACATGCCCGATCTGGAGTCTCTCTCTTACCATTTCGGCGACGTCCGGGCGGCGGCTGTTGTGATTGGGGGCAAGGTCGCGTGGCGAGACTCCGATGCAACGATCCGATATTAA
- a CDS encoding DUF72 domain-containing protein, producing the protein MQRSDINIGTSGWKFDDWAGTFYPFRVPKTKWLEYYAARFPVGEINSTYYRIAPLSVYAAIARRTPDGFRLFAKVHAEVTHTRKDPASSLRMLIGALHPLSESGRLIGLLAQFPASFRFIEENIGYVLALPGMCRDARLCVEFRHASWLCDEAIESVRKAEMTWVTPDEPKLTDLLPFRIVATSDIVYIRLHGRNNTTWYDPQAGNRYDYNYSEPELAEIGSELLHSTFGARKGYVLFNNCHLGQAPLNAQWMKMWLAAESNGYEMNSA; encoded by the coding sequence ATGCAACGATCCGATATTAACATCGGGACTTCCGGCTGGAAATTCGACGACTGGGCCGGAACGTTCTATCCTTTCCGCGTTCCGAAAACCAAGTGGCTTGAGTATTATGCGGCACGTTTTCCGGTCGGCGAGATCAACAGCACCTACTACCGGATTGCGCCGCTCTCGGTGTACGCGGCAATCGCCCGCAGGACGCCTGACGGTTTTCGATTGTTTGCGAAAGTTCACGCCGAGGTCACACACACACGCAAAGACCCGGCGAGCTCGCTGCGCATGCTCATCGGAGCACTCCATCCGCTCTCGGAATCGGGGCGTCTGATCGGTCTGTTGGCTCAATTTCCTGCCAGCTTTCGATTCATAGAGGAAAACATCGGTTACGTGCTGGCTTTGCCGGGAATGTGCCGAGATGCTCGCCTGTGCGTTGAGTTTCGTCACGCAAGCTGGCTGTGTGATGAGGCAATCGAATCCGTTCGCAAGGCGGAGATGACGTGGGTAACGCCCGACGAGCCTAAACTTACCGATCTTCTTCCCTTCAGAATCGTCGCCACCTCGGATATCGTATACATTCGTCTGCACGGACGCAACAACACAACGTGGTACGATCCGCAGGCGGGCAACCGATATGACTACAACTATTCGGAACCGGAACTCGCCGAGATCGGTTCGGAACTCCTCCATTCGACGTTCGGTGCACGGAAGGGCTATGTGCTCTTCAATAACTGTCACCTTGGGCAGGCTCCCCTCAATGCACAGTGG